A section of the Pseudomonas sp. FP453 genome encodes:
- a CDS encoding NYN domain-containing protein, producing MKKIAVFADVQNLYYTVRQAYGCHFNYAALWADISSRGQIVEAYAYAIDRGDSKQQQFQQILRNLGFTVKLKPYIQRSDGSAKGDWDVGITLDIMDAADHVDEIVLASGDGDFDMLLERIIHKHGVEAVAYGVPGLTANSLIRAASRYVPIEGALLLK from the coding sequence GTGAAGAAAATTGCAGTGTTCGCCGATGTACAAAACCTCTACTACACCGTGCGCCAAGCGTATGGCTGCCACTTCAACTACGCCGCCCTGTGGGCTGACATCAGTTCACGCGGGCAGATCGTCGAGGCGTATGCCTATGCCATCGACCGGGGCGACAGCAAGCAGCAGCAATTCCAGCAGATCCTGCGCAACCTGGGCTTCACGGTAAAACTCAAGCCGTATATCCAGCGCAGCGATGGCTCGGCCAAGGGCGATTGGGACGTAGGCATCACCCTCGACATCATGGACGCCGCCGACCACGTCGACGAAATCGTCCTGGCCTCCGGCGACGGTGATTTCGACATGCTGCTCGAGCGCATCATCCACAAGCATGGCGTTGAAGCCGTGGCCTACGGCGTACCGGGGCTGACGGCCAATTCGCTGATACGCGCTGCCAGCCGCTACGTGCCGATCGAAGGCGCGTTGCTGCTCAAATAA
- a CDS encoding DUF2076 domain-containing protein, producing the protein MNSEEQTLIDGLFSRLQQAETDSAPRDALAEARIKEHMTRQPAAGYYMTQSILVQEHALKSLDAQNKQQAQQIQQLQEELQRANAQTAPAAAPSSGGFLSSIFGGGGSREPQPAQSAAPASGGWREPTRPSFSPPPAPQQSYQQPPAAAPVGSGFLGGAMKTAAGVAGGVLLAEGISSLFHHNQQPQVVEEIIEQPAPASDQGGWGNDDQKFAGNDNWGSNNSDSFADSDYSDDSSSFGDDDSFV; encoded by the coding sequence ATGAACAGCGAAGAGCAAACCCTGATCGATGGACTGTTTTCACGGTTGCAACAAGCCGAAACGGACTCAGCCCCCCGCGACGCCCTGGCCGAAGCGCGGATCAAGGAGCACATGACGCGCCAACCGGCGGCCGGGTACTACATGACCCAGTCGATCCTGGTGCAGGAACATGCGCTCAAGAGCCTCGACGCGCAGAACAAGCAGCAGGCGCAGCAGATCCAGCAATTGCAGGAAGAGTTGCAGCGCGCCAACGCCCAAACGGCACCCGCCGCAGCGCCGAGCAGCGGTGGCTTCCTGTCGAGCATCTTTGGCGGCGGCGGTTCCCGTGAACCGCAGCCGGCCCAGAGCGCGGCGCCAGCTTCGGGTGGCTGGCGCGAGCCGACGCGACCGTCGTTCAGCCCGCCGCCGGCGCCGCAACAAAGTTATCAACAGCCTCCTGCCGCCGCGCCGGTGGGCAGTGGTTTCCTCGGTGGCGCGATGAAAACCGCGGCCGGTGTGGCCGGTGGTGTGTTGCTGGCCGAAGGCATCAGCAGCCTGTTCCATCACAACCAGCAGCCGCAGGTGGTGGAAGAGATCATCGAACAGCCGGCACCGGCCAGCGATCAAGGCGGCTGGGGTAATGACGACCAGAAGTTTGCCGGCAACGACAACTGGGGCAGCAACAATTCGGACAGCTTTGCCGACAGCGATTATTCCGACGATTCCTCCTCCTTTGGCGACGACGATTCCTTCGTCTGA
- a CDS encoding YciC family protein: MNPLDVLRDSFRFTLGNLGAIVQLCLPLVILEALLQQVLDHTLGADAFPGYSVVVGLLVYPLYTGALILFLDARTRGESPRTKDVWAMALTLWPRFALLTAMSTLLILLGLSLYFLPGLWLMVVLAFAEYLLVLRGMSALEAMKESLRLTRGHFWRILVCLLCVMAPLWLLKGASVAAYPTPAPLLGLVMDSAHSFLQLFTSVVLFRLFMLIGGDADAR, translated from the coding sequence ATGAATCCGTTAGATGTGCTGCGCGACTCCTTTCGTTTCACCCTCGGCAACCTCGGCGCCATCGTCCAGTTGTGCCTGCCGCTGGTGATCCTCGAAGCCCTGCTGCAACAGGTACTCGACCACACGCTGGGCGCGGATGCGTTCCCCGGCTACAGCGTGGTGGTGGGGTTGCTGGTGTACCCGCTGTACACCGGCGCCCTGATCCTGTTTCTCGACGCCCGCACCCGTGGCGAGTCGCCGCGCACCAAGGATGTATGGGCCATGGCCCTGACCCTGTGGCCGCGCTTTGCCCTGCTGACAGCCATGAGCACGCTGTTGATCCTGCTGGGGTTATCGCTGTATTTCCTGCCGGGGCTGTGGCTGATGGTGGTGCTGGCGTTTGCCGAGTACCTACTGGTGCTGCGCGGCATGTCGGCGCTGGAGGCGATGAAGGAAAGCTTGCGCCTGACCCGTGGGCATTTCTGGCGCATCCTCGTGTGCCTGCTGTGCGTGATGGCGCCGCTGTGGCTGCTCAAGGGCGCCAGTGTCGCGGCCTACCCAACGCCCGCTCCGCTGCTGGGGTTGGTGATGGACAGCGCCCACAGCTTCCTGCAGCTGTTCACCAGCGTGGTGCTGTTCCGTTTATTCATGCTGATCGGTGGCGACGCCGACGCGCGGTGA
- a CDS encoding endonuclease/exonuclease/phosphatase family protein, whose product MTRLLRITLLGLLISAGLLTALIYSLTWRPEPKETLPVSCVAPRAPTLLPGQALKVMTWNVQYLAGKNYVFWYDTADGSGPDERPTVEDMAFSLDEVARVIRDEQPDLLLLQELDENAKPSHYQDQLALLQERLVDLYPCSAQAFDWKADFVPDRHIFGSVGRKLATLSRYQIEHAERLQLPAPEANILSRQFQPKPGLLLTYLPLSDGGQLAVLNTRLDGNAPGRSAVQAQVQATLKLLDKFEGRGTPWLIGGDFNLLPLGQFLRLDAAKRGQYSPDSELHLLWDKYPMIPSNSQSSGIDREKWLTNFPNDPSIDGPDRTLDYLFYSPRIKRVEARVRQDDTLRISNHLPVIARFLLPAAQ is encoded by the coding sequence ATGACCCGTTTATTGCGCATCACCCTGCTGGGCCTGCTGATCAGCGCAGGCCTGCTCACCGCCCTGATCTACAGCCTGACCTGGCGCCCCGAACCCAAGGAAACCCTGCCCGTCAGCTGCGTGGCACCGCGTGCGCCGACCCTGCTGCCGGGGCAGGCGCTCAAGGTGATGACCTGGAACGTGCAGTACCTGGCCGGCAAGAACTACGTCTTCTGGTACGACACCGCCGACGGCAGCGGCCCCGACGAACGCCCCACCGTCGAAGATATGGCCTTCAGCCTCGACGAAGTGGCTCGGGTGATCCGCGACGAACAACCCGACCTCCTGTTGTTGCAGGAACTCGACGAAAACGCCAAGCCCTCCCACTACCAGGACCAGCTTGCCTTGTTGCAGGAGCGCCTGGTCGACCTCTACCCCTGCAGCGCCCAGGCCTTCGACTGGAAAGCCGACTTCGTCCCCGACCGGCACATCTTCGGCAGCGTCGGCCGCAAGCTGGCGACCCTCAGCCGCTACCAGATCGAACACGCCGAACGCCTGCAATTGCCTGCGCCCGAGGCCAATATCCTCAGCCGCCAGTTCCAACCCAAGCCGGGGCTGCTGTTGACTTACCTGCCGCTGAGCGACGGTGGCCAACTGGCCGTCCTCAACACCCGCCTGGACGGCAACGCACCCGGGCGCAGTGCGGTGCAGGCGCAAGTGCAAGCCACCCTCAAGCTGCTGGATAAATTCGAAGGCCGGGGCACACCCTGGTTGATCGGCGGGGATTTCAACCTGCTGCCGCTGGGGCAATTCCTACGCCTGGACGCGGCTAAACGCGGGCAGTATTCGCCGGACAGCGAGCTGCATCTGCTGTGGGACAAATACCCGATGATCCCGAGCAACAGCCAATCCAGTGGTATTGATCGGGAGAAATGGCTGACGAATTTTCCGAATGATCCGAGCATCGATGGCCCGGATCGTACCCTTGATTATCTGTTCTATAGCCCGCGCATCAAGCGGGTGGAAGCCAGGGTGCGGCAGGACGATACGTTGCGTATTTCCAACCATTTGCCGGTGATTGCGCGGTTCCTGTTGCCCGCCGCGCAATAG
- a CDS encoding polyribonucleotide nucleotidyltransferase, with protein sequence MRIASRVIGGVLAVTLLSQLTACGSIFYPDRRGQIDGKIDPTIAVLDAVGLLFYVIPGLIAFGVDFATGAIYFEPGKTAQVSPEKLHEAIGADGKVDTAKLQTIIQKETGHTLPLDDPRMIQFKGSVQQLASLGLQPAA encoded by the coding sequence ATGCGTATCGCTTCCCGTGTCATCGGCGGTGTCCTCGCCGTCACCCTGCTGAGCCAATTGACGGCCTGCGGTTCGATCTTCTACCCGGACCGCCGTGGCCAGATTGATGGCAAGATCGACCCGACGATTGCCGTGCTCGACGCCGTGGGCCTGTTGTTCTACGTGATCCCTGGCCTGATCGCCTTTGGCGTGGACTTCGCCACCGGTGCGATCTACTTCGAACCGGGCAAGACCGCGCAAGTGTCTCCAGAGAAACTCCACGAAGCCATCGGCGCCGACGGCAAGGTCGATACCGCCAAGCTGCAAACCATCATCCAGAAAGAAACCGGCCACACCTTGCCGCTGGACGACCCGCGCATGATCCAGTTCAAGGGCAGCGTGCAACAACTCGCCTCCCTCGGCCTGCAACCCGCCGCCTAA
- a CDS encoding cation diffusion facilitator family transporter, whose translation MTSSPEHARLLRLATRASVGVACALIITKAIAWWLSGSVSMLAGLTDSLLDGVTSLLNLIAVHYALRPADDDHRYGHGKAESLAGMAQALFIGGSAVLIALQAYERLQHPEPVGAPWLSIGVIIFSLVLTVALLMLQHRVVRETGSNAVRADSLHYRSDLLLNGSILVALVIAGLGFHQVDAWFGLGIAAYILWSAIQIARESFAVLMDEELPADVSQHMLELARSVPGVLGAHDLRTRISGNHWFVQLHLELPGELTLSVAHAISDQAADAIHNAYPRAEVLVHADPREVVTGNKA comes from the coding sequence ATGACCAGCAGCCCCGAACACGCCAGGCTCCTGCGCCTGGCCACCCGCGCGTCGGTCGGCGTGGCCTGTGCGCTGATTATCACCAAGGCCATCGCCTGGTGGCTCAGCGGCTCGGTGAGCATGCTCGCCGGGTTGACCGACTCGCTGCTGGACGGCGTCACCTCGCTGCTGAATCTGATCGCCGTGCATTACGCCCTGCGCCCGGCCGATGATGATCACCGTTACGGCCACGGCAAGGCGGAATCCCTGGCGGGCATGGCCCAGGCGCTGTTTATCGGCGGCAGTGCGGTGTTGATCGCGCTGCAAGCTTATGAGCGCTTGCAACACCCGGAACCGGTTGGCGCGCCGTGGCTGAGCATTGGCGTGATCATTTTTTCGCTGGTGCTGACCGTGGCCTTGCTGATGCTGCAGCACCGGGTGGTCCGCGAAACCGGCTCGAATGCGGTGCGGGCTGACTCGCTGCACTATCGCTCGGACTTGCTGCTCAACGGCAGCATCCTGGTGGCGCTGGTGATTGCCGGCCTGGGCTTTCATCAGGTGGATGCGTGGTTCGGCCTGGGCATCGCCGCCTACATTTTGTGGAGTGCGATCCAGATCGCCCGGGAAAGCTTTGCGGTGTTGATGGATGAAGAGCTGCCGGCGGACGTGAGTCAGCACATGCTGGAACTGGCCCGCAGCGTACCGGGCGTGCTCGGCGCCCATGACTTGCGCACGCGCATCTCGGGCAACCACTGGTTTGTGCAGTTGCACCTGGAGCTGCCGGGGGAGTTGACGCTGTCGGTGGCCCACGCCATCAGCGACCAGGCCGCCGACGCGATCCATAACGCCTACCCGCGTGCCGAAGTGCTGGTGCACGCCGACCCGCGGGAAGTGGTCACAGGCAATAAAGCCTAG
- a CDS encoding DUF6515 family protein has translation MKRIWRLTGVGLLMVTVGAQALADERDNTPRPEGGGQHERGQGGGRQQGNEQPRPQNNTPRPENNQPRPENNQPRPQNQHVEQRSGQNDHWQGRQPGNEPSRPVQPQPSNNLPIQSRPDTVRQTQEPRQGYYRDIPRRNDGNQHWEAGGPGSRPGNNGGGYNNNRPGDNRWPGRPDGHGNGWGPGPQHRPGYVIDRFPDRNYRVPYRGQDYFFSGGYWYRPQGPRYVVVTPPYGIRVQYLPDYAREVWVGSALFFLAAGAYYTYESSSQQYVVVQPPTQVPAPQPAPQGNGYDVVAYPANGQSPAQVQQDGYDCYRWAVQQSGFDPQQVTYAPDPAVVQTYRQAQGNCLSSRGYQVQY, from the coding sequence ATGAAGCGCATCTGGCGTTTGACAGGTGTAGGTTTGCTGATGGTCACCGTTGGCGCGCAAGCGCTGGCCGACGAGCGTGATAACACACCACGCCCTGAAGGCGGGGGTCAGCATGAGCGCGGCCAGGGCGGCGGCCGCCAGCAGGGCAATGAACAGCCACGCCCGCAGAACAACACGCCACGGCCGGAAAATAATCAGCCACGGCCAGAGAACAATCAGCCTCGCCCGCAAAATCAGCATGTCGAACAGCGCAGTGGCCAGAACGACCATTGGCAAGGGCGTCAGCCGGGCAATGAGCCGAGTCGGCCCGTGCAACCGCAGCCGTCGAACAACCTGCCGATCCAGAGCCGCCCCGACACCGTGCGCCAGACCCAGGAACCGCGCCAGGGCTACTACCGCGACATCCCCCGCCGCAACGACGGCAACCAACATTGGGAAGCCGGCGGCCCCGGCTCGCGTCCAGGCAACAACGGCGGCGGCTACAACAATAACCGCCCTGGCGACAACCGCTGGCCAGGCCGTCCCGACGGCCACGGCAATGGCTGGGGGCCCGGCCCGCAGCATCGCCCTGGGTACGTGATCGACCGCTTCCCCGACCGCAACTACCGCGTGCCTTACCGTGGCCAGGATTACTTCTTCTCCGGAGGCTACTGGTATCGCCCGCAGGGCCCGCGTTATGTGGTGGTGACGCCACCGTACGGCATCCGCGTGCAATACCTGCCGGACTACGCGCGGGAAGTGTGGGTGGGCAGCGCGCTGTTCTTCCTCGCGGCCGGTGCCTATTACACCTACGAAAGCAGCTCCCAACAGTACGTGGTGGTGCAACCGCCCACGCAAGTGCCCGCGCCACAACCGGCGCCGCAGGGGAATGGCTACGACGTGGTGGCCTATCCCGCCAACGGCCAGTCACCAGCCCAGGTGCAGCAGGACGGTTATGACTGTTATCGCTGGGCCGTGCAGCAAAGTGGCTTCGACCCGCAACAAGTCACCTATGCCCCCGACCCGGCGGTGGTGCAAACCTACCGCCAGGCCCAGGGCAACTGCCTGAGCAGTCGCGGGTATCAGGTGCAGTACTAG
- a CDS encoding Lrp/AsnC family transcriptional regulator: MSKLDRYDLSILAELQRDARISNQELAERIGLSPSPCSRRVKQLEDDGYIARQVALLDRKMLGLSLTAYVLIGMDRHTPERFENFEAAIRTLPQVLECSLVTGMDADYQLKVVVPDMDHYQKLLLGHLTRIDGVTSVRSSFVLNQVLNSTELPLTHLRT, translated from the coding sequence ATGAGCAAGCTTGACCGATACGACCTGAGTATTTTGGCGGAATTGCAGCGTGACGCGCGGATCTCCAACCAGGAGTTGGCCGAACGCATCGGCTTGTCGCCATCGCCGTGCTCGCGCCGGGTCAAGCAGTTGGAAGACGACGGCTACATCGCCCGCCAGGTCGCCCTGCTCGACCGCAAGATGCTGGGCCTGAGCCTCACCGCCTATGTGCTGATCGGCATGGACCGGCACACACCGGAGCGTTTCGAGAACTTCGAAGCAGCGATCCGCACGCTGCCCCAGGTGCTGGAATGCAGTTTGGTCACCGGGATGGATGCCGACTATCAGTTGAAGGTGGTGGTGCCGGATATGGATCACTATCAGAAGCTGCTGCTGGGGCATCTCACGCGCATTGATGGCGTGACCAGCGTGCGGTCGAGCTTTGTACTCAACCAAGTACTCAACAGCACCGAACTCCCCCTGACCCACCTGCGCACTTAA